The Caminicella sporogenes DSM 14501 genomic interval TTTCTGTTTTGGTGTAAAGAGAGCTATAAATAAAACTTTTGAAGCATCTAAAAAAAACAAAAAGAAAATATTTACATACGGTCCTTTGATACATAATAATCAAGTTATTAATAAACTAGAAAAATTAGGAATTAATTCTATTGAAAAAATTGAAGATGCAAAGAATTCAATATTAATAATTAGGTCTCATGGAGTTCCTCTTGAAATATACGATAGAGCAAAAGAATATGACATAGAATTAATTGATACAACTTGTCCTTTTGTTAGGAAAGTGCAGACAATTGCTAAAGAATATCATGAAAAAGATTATCAAATAATTATCGTTGGAAATCCAAATCATCCAGAGGTTATAGGAATAAATGGCTGGTGCAATAATGAAGCTATCATAATCGAAAGTATTGATGAAGCAAATAAACTTTCAGTTTTTGATAAAATTTGTGTAGTGGCTCAGACTACAATTACTCTAGAAAAATGGAACAGTATAACTAAAAAATTAAAGGAAAAAGCCCGTGAAGTTATAGAATTTAACACAATATGTTTAGCAACAAAAGAAAGACAAGATGCATGTGCTAAACTTGCTAAAAAAGCAGATATTATGATTGTTATTGGAGGGTATCACAGCTCTAATACACAAAAGTTATATAATATAAGCAAAAAATATTGTAAAAATACTATTCATATTGAAACTGCTGAAAACCTGCCCTTAAATATATTTAATAAGGATGATATAATAGGGGTAACAGCTGGTGCTTCAACGCCAGAATGGATTATAAACGATGTGATAAATAAGTTAAAAGAAAAGGTGGGAAATTAAAATGGATAATAATAATTTAAATCAAATGTTAAGTGAATTTGAAAAACATATGATTATTCCTAAAAGAGGAGATATTATAAAAGGATTAGTTATGCAGGTATCTGATGATGAAATAGTAGTTAGTATAGGATATAAATCTGACGGAATTATTCCTCTTAAAGAAATATCAAATAATCCTTTTGTAAAGCCAAATGAAATTGTCAAAGAGGGAGATGAAATACAAGTAGTTGTTTTAAAAGAAGATGATGGTGAAGGAAATGTAATTTTATCTAAAAAAAGAGTAGACTTATTAAATGATTGGCATAAAA includes:
- a CDS encoding 4-hydroxy-3-methylbut-2-enyl diphosphate reductase, coding for MNIIVAENSGFCFGVKRAINKTFEASKKNKKKIFTYGPLIHNNQVINKLEKLGINSIEKIEDAKNSILIIRSHGVPLEIYDRAKEYDIELIDTTCPFVRKVQTIAKEYHEKDYQIIIVGNPNHPEVIGINGWCNNEAIIIESIDEANKLSVFDKICVVAQTTITLEKWNSITKKLKEKAREVIEFNTICLATKERQDACAKLAKKADIMIVIGGYHSSNTQKLYNISKKYCKNTIHIETAENLPLNIFNKDDIIGVTAGASTPEWIINDVINKLKEKVGN